One window from the genome of Salisaeta longa DSM 21114 encodes:
- a CDS encoding saccharopine dehydrogenase family protein, which yields MILIYGAYGYTGTLITEQAVAEGLHPVLAGRNAAKVQALAGRWDLSYRAVALDDAEGLRAMLEDVQCVIHCAGPFQDTSPPMVAACLATGTHYLDITGEIPVLEALAAEDDAARAAGIALLPAVGFDVVPTDCLAAYVSDQLPEATALDIAFAGLGRISRGTARTALRQLGAPGQVRRNGALMPIPAGSRTRTVDFGRGPRTVTTIPWGDLATAYRTTGIPNITAYTQLPALARRLLQWSQPLEPLLQSSAVQHLLDRAVQALPAGPTPDERAAGSVHVWAQATAGERTVTARLHGPDGYAFTARTAVAAAQRVVEDTLRGFHTPATAFGPDFVLGIEGVTREDV from the coding sequence ATGATTCTTATCTACGGCGCGTACGGCTACACGGGGACACTCATCACAGAACAGGCCGTTGCGGAGGGCCTCCACCCGGTGCTCGCGGGGCGCAACGCAGCCAAGGTGCAGGCGCTGGCCGGCCGCTGGGACCTCTCGTACCGGGCGGTTGCGCTGGATGACGCTGAAGGGCTGCGGGCCATGCTGGAGGATGTGCAGTGCGTCATTCATTGCGCCGGCCCCTTCCAGGATACCTCACCGCCCATGGTGGCCGCGTGCCTCGCCACCGGGACGCATTACCTCGACATCACCGGCGAGATTCCGGTGCTGGAGGCGTTGGCGGCCGAGGACGACGCGGCCCGCGCGGCAGGGATTGCGTTGCTTCCGGCCGTTGGCTTCGATGTGGTACCCACCGACTGCCTCGCGGCGTACGTGTCGGATCAACTGCCCGAGGCCACGGCGCTGGATATTGCATTTGCCGGATTGGGGCGCATCTCGCGCGGCACCGCACGCACGGCCCTGCGACAGCTCGGGGCGCCGGGGCAGGTCCGCCGCAACGGGGCGCTGATGCCCATTCCCGCCGGGTCGCGCACCCGCACGGTCGACTTTGGGCGCGGGCCGCGTACGGTCACCACCATTCCGTGGGGCGACCTGGCCACCGCCTACCGTACCACCGGCATCCCCAACATTACCGCCTACACCCAACTTCCAGCCCTGGCACGCCGGCTGCTGCAATGGAGCCAGCCACTCGAACCGCTCCTGCAGAGCAGCGCCGTTCAACACCTGCTTGACCGGGCGGTGCAGGCACTACCCGCGGGGCCCACACCCGACGAGCGCGCCGCGGGGTCGGTGCACGTCTGGGCCCAGGCCACGGCGGGCGAGCGTACCGTTACGGCCCGGCTCCATGGGCCCGATGGCTACGCCTTTACCGCACGGACGGCCGTTGCCGCTGCGCAACGCGTTGTGGAGGACACGCTGCGAGGATTTCACACGCCCGCCACGGCGTTTGGCCCGGACTTCGTCCTTGGCATCGAAGGCGTGACGCGCGAGGACGTGTAG
- the acs gene encoding acetate--CoA ligase, which translates to MADQDAQVTAAYSGRDDRYPPSDAFRADAHIGSEAEYDALYRRSIEDNEAFWDEQADRIDWFEPYDTVKNVSYAPGDVSIAWYEGGVTNACHNAVDRHLDARGDQTALIFEPDDPATDSAQHITYNDLHREVSRLANVLKAHGVEKGDRVTLYLPMIPEAAYAMLACARIGAPHSVVFAGFSPDALADRILDCESDFLITADEGKRGGKRVPLKKNADKALEQCPNVDTVLVVQNSGGAIDWHEGRDVWYHDAIADADDTCPCEPMDAEDPLFILYTSGSTGKPKGVLHTTGGYCVYTSMTHEYVFDLHEDDVFWCTADVGWITGHSYIVYGPLINGSTQVFFEGTPTYPDASRLWEVVDKHDVSIFYTAPTAIRALMRQGDDYVTQTDRSSLRVLGTVGEPINPEAWKWYYNVVGEGRCPIVDTWWQTETGGIMLTGLPGAVAQKPGSAAKPFFGIQPEVVDAAGTVQEGATEGILTIADSWPGQMRTVYKNHERFQNTYFSQYPNKYYTGDGCRRDEDGYYWITGRVDDVLNVSGHRIGTAELESALVSHDGVAEAAVVGYPHKVKGQGIFAYVTLIKDVDASADLREELVQHVRKHIGPIATPDYIQFTDALPKTRSGKIMRRIIRKIAAGSYDDLGDTSTLADPGVVHSLIDDRKQVELSGT; encoded by the coding sequence ATGGCTGATCAAGATGCACAGGTTACCGCGGCCTATTCCGGACGTGACGACCGCTACCCGCCTTCCGACGCATTCCGCGCCGACGCCCACATTGGTTCGGAAGCCGAATACGACGCCCTGTACCGCCGCTCGATCGAAGATAACGAGGCATTTTGGGACGAGCAGGCCGACCGCATCGACTGGTTTGAACCGTACGATACGGTCAAGAATGTGTCGTATGCGCCGGGCGATGTCTCCATTGCGTGGTACGAAGGCGGCGTCACCAATGCGTGCCACAACGCCGTCGACCGCCACCTGGACGCGCGCGGCGACCAGACCGCACTCATCTTTGAGCCGGACGACCCCGCAACCGATTCCGCCCAGCACATCACCTACAACGACTTGCACCGCGAGGTGTCGCGCCTGGCCAACGTCCTGAAGGCGCACGGCGTAGAAAAGGGCGACCGCGTCACGCTCTACCTCCCCATGATTCCGGAGGCCGCGTATGCCATGCTCGCCTGCGCGCGCATCGGGGCGCCGCACTCGGTCGTGTTTGCGGGCTTCTCGCCCGACGCCCTCGCCGATCGCATCCTCGACTGCGAATCCGACTTCCTGATTACCGCGGATGAGGGCAAGCGCGGCGGCAAGCGCGTGCCGCTCAAGAAAAACGCCGATAAGGCGCTGGAGCAGTGCCCCAACGTAGACACCGTGCTCGTCGTCCAAAACTCCGGCGGCGCCATCGACTGGCACGAGGGCCGCGACGTATGGTACCACGACGCCATCGCCGACGCCGACGACACGTGCCCGTGCGAACCGATGGACGCCGAAGACCCGCTCTTTATCCTGTACACCTCCGGCTCAACCGGCAAGCCGAAGGGTGTGCTGCACACCACGGGCGGCTACTGCGTGTACACGAGCATGACGCACGAGTACGTGTTCGACCTGCACGAAGACGATGTCTTCTGGTGCACGGCCGACGTGGGATGGATTACCGGCCACAGCTACATCGTGTACGGCCCGCTCATCAACGGAAGCACGCAGGTTTTCTTTGAAGGCACGCCCACCTACCCCGATGCCTCGCGCCTGTGGGAGGTGGTGGACAAGCACGACGTGAGCATCTTCTACACGGCGCCCACGGCCATCCGGGCGCTCATGCGGCAAGGCGACGACTATGTCACCCAAACCGATCGCTCGTCGCTGCGCGTGCTGGGCACCGTCGGCGAGCCGATCAATCCGGAGGCCTGGAAATGGTACTACAACGTGGTAGGCGAAGGCCGCTGCCCCATCGTAGACACCTGGTGGCAGACGGAAACCGGCGGCATCATGCTCACGGGCCTGCCCGGCGCCGTAGCACAGAAGCCCGGATCGGCCGCCAAGCCGTTCTTTGGCATTCAGCCGGAAGTGGTGGATGCCGCCGGCACGGTGCAAGAAGGTGCCACCGAAGGCATCCTCACCATCGCCGACTCGTGGCCCGGCCAGATGCGCACCGTCTACAAAAACCACGAGCGCTTCCAGAATACGTACTTCTCGCAGTACCCCAACAAGTACTACACGGGCGACGGCTGCCGGCGCGACGAAGACGGCTACTACTGGATTACCGGCCGCGTGGACGACGTCCTAAACGTGAGCGGGCACCGCATTGGCACGGCCGAGCTTGAAAGCGCCCTCGTATCGCACGACGGCGTGGCCGAAGCCGCCGTGGTGGGCTATCCGCACAAGGTGAAGGGCCAGGGCATCTTTGCCTACGTGACGCTCATCAAAGACGTCGATGCGTCGGCCGACCTGCGCGAGGAGCTGGTGCAACACGTGCGCAAGCACATCGGGCCCATCGCCACACCCGACTACATCCAGTTCACCGACGCCCTCCCCAAAACGCGTTCGGGCAAGATCATGCGGCGCATCATCCGCAAGATTGCAGCCGGCTCGTACGACGACCTGGGCGACACCTCCACGCTCGCCGATCCGGGAGTGGTGCACAGCCTCATCGACGACCGCAAACAAGTAGAGCTCTCGGGCACCTAG
- a CDS encoding DUF4212 domain-containing protein, translating into MATEPSIDRETYWKTQIRRTLILLSVWFITGFVVSILLAEPLNSINFGGVPFGFWMAQQGSIFVFISLVLMYAITAGQLDREAGVVETEDTQSDPGAAH; encoded by the coding sequence ATGGCTACCGAACCTAGCATCGACCGCGAAACCTACTGGAAAACACAAATCCGGCGCACGCTCATCCTCCTCAGCGTGTGGTTCATCACCGGATTCGTTGTGAGCATTCTGCTCGCCGAACCGCTCAACAGCATCAACTTTGGCGGCGTGCCCTTCGGCTTTTGGATGGCGCAGCAAGGCAGCATCTTCGTGTTTATCAGCCTAGTTCTCATGTACGCCATCACCGCCGGACAGCTCGACCGCGAGGCGGGCGTCGTCGAAACCGAGGACACCCAGTCCGACCCCGGTGCGGCACACTAG